In the genome of Chryseobacterium phocaeense, the window TCCAGGCTGTATTCCGGTGTTGTGTATGGTAAGGACCGGGTTCTGAAAATCTGCATTTGCCAGTGAAATCCTGTTCTTCTTCAGCACAACATCTTTAAAATCCATTTTAGGAATGGAAAATTCAAACAGCTTTGTTTTTTTAGGATAAAACCTTTTAAACTGTGCGAATGAAAGAAGCGGTATCAGTCGGAAATTCCCGACTGACATCTGTCCGTTGGAGGTTGTAATATTACTGATAGTCACCGCATACACATTATCCGGGCGGAAGAAAAAATCCTTTCCTTTAATATCATAACGGTCAAATACCACAGGTAGCTTATCTTCCACTGATTCTTCCGTCATCTGAAGATTTTCCACAAACAAATCTAGCTCATGGACTGACAAAAACTTCTGTTTGGTATGCTTAAAAATATTGATTGTTCCCTTATTGATTCTGATATTTTCGAACATAACCGGATTTCTTTTTTTCCCTGTTTTTTTGTCTGCAGGTTTGGCCAGACTGATATTCAGATTGGGTTTGGCCAGCAAAAGATCTGTAGAACTGATTCTTTTATTGAAAATAGCATCGTAGATCCCGAAACGGCTGATTTTCAGGGTATCAACGGTGCCCTGAAGACCAATAACATCCACATTCTGAGGGTTTTTACTGTTGATAGTAATTCCTGCAGCAAAAATATTTCCTGAACCCAGATCCACATCCAGCGTTTTATAGGAAACTTTATAATCCGTATTCTTTTTAATATAATCAGGAAGCTGGGTTTTAAGCCATATATTAAGTCCGAAATTCGCTACCAGCAATAATAGCAGCAAAATGCCGAGACTTATTAATAACCTTTTTACCCATTTTTTCATTGGTGACTCGTGTTTATTCTTTTAAATACAGTTCATTATTTTATTTCCAGCTCTATCACATAGCCTTCGTGCCCTCTGATATTTATAAAATCACCGCCGGCAAAACTAAGATACTGCCCTTTGATTCCTGTCAGTTTTCCTGTAAATTCAGGCTTTTTATCAAGGGTAAAAGAATTTACTTTGGCAGGCTTTTCAAAAGGATAATCGAATTTCCACAAATTTTCTCCTTCGCTGTAAAATTTCTGGAAGTCTTCCGGAAAATACTGTCTGATCTTTTGCTGAAAATCGGCAAGGTCCATTTCTCCTTCAAAATCATCCTGCAGCATTTTTTTCCAGTTTGTTTTATCCGGAACATGTTCTTTTAAAGCAACTTCTATCATTCCGGCTTCGTACCGGTTCTCTGTTCTGGCAATCGGGAGTGCAAACGTAGCCCCCTGATCGATCCATCTTGTCGGGATCTGGGTATTTCTCGTTACCCCAACTTTTACATCACCGGTATAGGCAAGATATACAGTATGAGGCTGCAGCTGGATCTCTTTTTCCACTTCCAGGTCACGTTCTGCAACCCCAAGGTGGGCTGTAGAAAGTTCGGGACGGATGATGGTATCACTTGCATACGGACTTTCGAAGAAGCAGTTTTTACAGAATCCCATTCTGTAGATCGCTTTATTCTCCCCACAGTTCACACACTGAAATCCGGTATGTTTTATCCTCAGCTCTTTTCCGAAAAGCTCATTCATGTGGATAAGATCTCCTGAAAGATTCAGATAATACTGGATCGGCTGTGCATCGTAGCTCGTCATTTTTAAAATTTGCCCTTGAAACTGCATAATGATATTTTTAAGTATAAGTAAATATAGAAATTTTATTTGATCCTGTTTTGCAATTTCATCTGTTCCAGTTCCTTTTTTAAAGCAGTTATCTGGCTTTGAAGTCTTTGCAGTTCCGGATCATTTATATTTTTTGACTGCGGTGAATACTGCCATATCAGATGAATATCCTTTATTAATTCATTATGCTCATCCAGCCTTTTTTTACTGATGGTAATACTGTCATTCAAAAGGGTGATCTTTAAAAAATCCTGTCCTTTTTCTTTGAATGACTCATGGTTAATAATAGCCAGCTCGGGATGGCTTTCTTTAATAATTCTGATATAATTTTCTGACCGCTCCTTCAATGTCTCTTTCTCCCACTTCTTTTTAGTAAGCAGGATGCTTGGAATTAAAATAATAACGGAAAGCAAGCTGATCCATACAGAAACTTTACGATTATTGCTGTTTTTCTCCCTGTAATATTTCTGATACCCCAGTACCAGGCTTAATATCCAGGTTCCTACCGCTATAAAAAAGCAATTGATAAGATAAAAATAAAAACCTCCCCAAAAGTATTCCAAGTTTCCGTTGGCAATCCCAAACCCTGCCGTGCACAGTGGCGGGATACACGCTGTAGAAACAGCTACCCCTGCGATAACTTTGATTGCCTCTTTCCTTACGATCCCCAGGAACCACGCCAGCCCTCCCAGCAAAGCTAAAAAGCAGTCGAAAATAGTAGCCGTTTTAAAGCTTTCCAACTGGGACGTTTCCGAATGAAACGGAGAAACCAGAAAATATAATGTGGAAGAACATATAGCCACCACGATCATCAAAAGCCAGTTAAAGACCCCAAGCCTGATCAATCTCCTGTTTCCGATGGAAAATCCAAATGCAATTCCTACAACGGGACCCATCAAGGGAGAAATAAGCATCGCACCGATTACGGCAGCCGGACTATTAACATTTAAGCCAATACAGGCAATACCCATGGAAATTACCAGCAGCCAAAGGTTGTGACCACGGAAATAAATTCCTTCTTCTATCTCTCCGAATGTAAATTCTTCATCTTCTTCCCTCGGAAGTACAAATAACTTTTGAAGATTTATCATTTATTTATATTTTCCGACAAAAGTATAAAAACAGCATTCAAGTTTTATTAATAAATTTGTCCTTAAAAAATCACAAATGACATATCTTGTAACTGGAGGTAGCGGATTCATTGGTTCTCATTTAGTAGAGCGATTATTTAGAAATGGACATTCTGTCATAAACGTTGACAATTTTGATGATTTCTATGCTTATCAGATAAAAATTAAAAATACTTTAGAGTCTATTGATAAAATTTCGGATTTTGAGTTTTCGGACAAAGAAACTGATATTGCCCGTTTAACGGCTGTTTCCCAATCAGACAGGTATCAACTTTATTATCAGGACATCCGTCACAAACAGGGACTTGAAAAGATTTTCAGAAACCATTCAATCGACCTTGTTATTCATCTTGCCGCATTGGCCGGGGTACGTCCCTCCATTGAAAGGCCCCTGGAATATGAAGAAGTTAATGTCCGGGGTACCATGAATCTCTGGGAGCTTTGCAGGGAGTTTAATATTAAAAAATTCATTTGTGCATCTTCTTCAAGTGTTTACGGAAACAACGAAAAGACTCCTTTTTCGGAAACAGACAATGTGGATCGCCCTATTTCGCCTTATGCCGCTACGAAAAAAAGCGGTGAGATCCTGGGGCATGTTTATCATAACTTGTATGATATAGATATGATCCAGCTTAGGTTTTTCACAGTTTACGGACCAAGGCAAAGACCTGATCTGGCTATTCATAAATTTACAAAACTTATTTCGGAAGGACAGGAAATCCCATTTTATGGTGACGGTAATACCGCCAGAGACTATACCTATATTGATGATATCATTGACGGGATTACAAAATCCATCCTTTATCTGGAAAATCATTCCGGAGTTTATGAAATCATCAATCTTGGAGAAAGTGAAGTGGTTACTTTAACTGAAATGCTGAGTACTATAGAAAAAGCCCTTGGAATTTCTGCCATAAAAAAAAATCTGCCAATGCAGCCGGGAGATGTCCTGAAAACCAGTGCAGATATTACAAAAGCTAAGACATTGATTGGCTACAAACCAGACACAAACTTCCAAAATGGCACAAAAAAATTTGTGGAATGGTTTTTGAGAAAATGACATCATGCCATTCGTCAATCCAGCTGTAATGCAGCCTGTGCGGGACAATGAACAAAAATTAATCAAAAAGAATTGAAAATCAAGTATAAAAAAGCATATAATATAAGCTAATTTTATACTTTTGCAAAAAAATTAGAAAATTATGTACTGGACATTAGAATTAGCCTCATATCTAAGTGACGCACCTTGGCCAATGACAAAAGCAGAACTTATCGACTATGCAATCAGAACTGGTGCACCTATGGAAGTAGTTGAAAACCTTCAGGCCATCGAAGACGAAGGAGAAATCTATGAATCTATCGAAGAGGTTTGGAGTGATTATCCTACCGACGAGGATTTCCTTTGGAACGAAGACGAATATTAATTAAAGCAATAAGCTTTAAGCAGTCTGCTTAGAGCTTTTTTGCCCTTTTTTATATATAAAATTCACACGATAAGCGTGTCAGTAAAACGCTTAAAGCATATTGCTTTAAGCATAAAGCAGAAAATTTATGAGTTTTTTAAACAAAGTTCTTAAAGGGTTTTTGGGAGACAAAAAAGCGCAGGACCTAAAAGAAGTAAAAAAAGTTGTAACAAAAATCAAAGCTGTAGAACCAGCCATTCAACAGTTATCTGATGATGGGCTGAGAGAAAAAACTGCTGAGTTTAAAGAGAACATAAAGTCTTCTACCAGCAAAATCACAGCGCAGATAGAACAGATAAAAGAGCAGATAAAAAATTCAGCTAATGTAGATGAAAAAGAAGCTCTTTTCTCAAAGATTGAGGCTCTGAAGAAAGAATCTTACGATATTGAAGAAAAAGTTCTGGCACAAATCCTTCCTGAAGCTTTTGCCCTGGTAAAAGAAACGGCAAGAAGATGGGCTCAGAACGGAGAAATCCGCATCAAAGCAACCGATTGGGACAGACAGCTGGCTGCTGCGGGTAAAGATTTCATAGAAATTCAGGGAGATACTGCAATCTGGAAAAACTCATGGGACGCAGCCGGAACTCCTGTAGTCTGGGATATGGTCCACTATGATGTTCAGTTTATCGGAGGGGTTATTCTTCACAGCGGTAAAATTGCCGAAATGGCAACCGGTGAAGGTAAAACTCTGGTAGGAACATTGCCTATTTACTTAAACTCACTTCCGGAAAGAGGAGTTCACGTAGTAACCGTGAATGACTACCTTGCCAAAAGGGACTCCGCATGGATGGGGCCGCTTTATCAGTTCCATGGAATGTCTATCGACTGTATCGATAACCACCAGCCGAACTCGGACGGAAGAAGAAAAGCATACAACTCGGATATTACCTACGGAACGAACAACGAATTCGGTTTCGATTATCTGAGAGACAACATGGTA includes:
- a CDS encoding DUF2797 domain-containing protein encodes the protein MQFQGQILKMTSYDAQPIQYYLNLSGDLIHMNELFGKELRIKHTGFQCVNCGENKAIYRMGFCKNCFFESPYASDTIIRPELSTAHLGVAERDLEVEKEIQLQPHTVYLAYTGDVKVGVTRNTQIPTRWIDQGATFALPIARTENRYEAGMIEVALKEHVPDKTNWKKMLQDDFEGEMDLADFQQKIRQYFPEDFQKFYSEGENLWKFDYPFEKPAKVNSFTLDKKPEFTGKLTGIKGQYLSFAGGDFINIRGHEGYVIELEIK
- a CDS encoding DUF389 domain-containing protein; this encodes MINLQKLFVLPREEDEEFTFGEIEEGIYFRGHNLWLLVISMGIACIGLNVNSPAAVIGAMLISPLMGPVVGIAFGFSIGNRRLIRLGVFNWLLMIVVAICSSTLYFLVSPFHSETSQLESFKTATIFDCFLALLGGLAWFLGIVRKEAIKVIAGVAVSTACIPPLCTAGFGIANGNLEYFWGGFYFYLINCFFIAVGTWILSLVLGYQKYYREKNSNNRKVSVWISLLSVIILIPSILLTKKKWEKETLKERSENYIRIIKESHPELAIINHESFKEKGQDFLKITLLNDSITISKKRLDEHNELIKDIHLIWQYSPQSKNINDPELQRLQSQITALKKELEQMKLQNRIK
- a CDS encoding GDP-mannose 4,6-dehydratase; translated protein: MTYLVTGGSGFIGSHLVERLFRNGHSVINVDNFDDFYAYQIKIKNTLESIDKISDFEFSDKETDIARLTAVSQSDRYQLYYQDIRHKQGLEKIFRNHSIDLVIHLAALAGVRPSIERPLEYEEVNVRGTMNLWELCREFNIKKFICASSSSVYGNNEKTPFSETDNVDRPISPYAATKKSGEILGHVYHNLYDIDMIQLRFFTVYGPRQRPDLAIHKFTKLISEGQEIPFYGDGNTARDYTYIDDIIDGITKSILYLENHSGVYEIINLGESEVVTLTEMLSTIEKALGISAIKKNLPMQPGDVLKTSADITKAKTLIGYKPDTNFQNGTKKFVEWFLRK
- a CDS encoding DUF2795 domain-containing protein, translating into MYWTLELASYLSDAPWPMTKAELIDYAIRTGAPMEVVENLQAIEDEGEIYESIEEVWSDYPTDEDFLWNEDEY